One segment of Radiobacillus kanasensis DNA contains the following:
- the menH gene encoding 2-succinyl-6-hydroxy-2,4-cyclohexadiene-1-carboxylate synthase, with product MFVELEHGKYWVEDTGEGNPVLALHGFTGSHRTWDSFKKLKKYRVISLDLPGHGKTEVQKVLSMKELCDELDQLLKVLNLSSVCLLGYSMGGRIALSFAEYYPERVRALVLESSSPGIEESIDRYNRKESDERLAQTIEQEGMEAFVNDWESIDLFKSQQSLPESVRKNIRRERLQHTEKGLASSLRGFGTGSQPSWWDALSATDCPVQLIVGELDSKFVRIAKAMKKQLPACHLTVVSNVGHAVHVEDSRFFDTIVDGFLSNLIVYEGG from the coding sequence ATGTTCGTTGAATTAGAGCACGGAAAATATTGGGTAGAAGATACAGGGGAAGGGAATCCAGTCCTGGCTTTACATGGATTTACGGGTTCTCATCGAACGTGGGATTCTTTTAAGAAGCTAAAGAAATATCGAGTGATAAGCCTAGATTTACCGGGCCATGGAAAGACAGAGGTCCAGAAGGTCTTGTCTATGAAGGAGCTCTGTGACGAGCTTGATCAATTATTAAAAGTGCTAAACCTTTCCTCGGTCTGTCTTTTAGGCTATTCCATGGGTGGACGAATCGCTTTATCATTTGCTGAGTATTATCCGGAGCGTGTTCGAGCACTTGTGCTAGAGAGTAGCTCTCCAGGGATAGAAGAAAGCATAGACCGGTATAATAGAAAAGAAAGTGACGAGCGACTAGCTCAGACAATAGAACAAGAAGGAATGGAAGCATTCGTTAATGATTGGGAGTCTATCGATTTATTCAAGTCCCAACAAAGCTTACCTGAATCAGTTCGAAAAAACATACGTCGTGAAAGATTGCAACACACAGAAAAAGGTTTAGCCTCATCCTTAAGAGGATTTGGCACAGGGAGTCAACCATCTTGGTGGGACGCTTTGTCTGCCACAGATTGTCCGGTTCAGCTGATTGTTGGTGAGCTGGATTCAAAATTTGTTCGGATTGCTAAAGCAATGAAAAAACAGCTACCAGCATGCCATCTTACCGTTGTTTCGAATGTTGGACATGCAGTTCATGTGGAAGATTCCAGATTTTTTGATACAATAGTAGATGGATTTCTATCAAATCTAATAGTTTATGAAGGAGGTTAG